A stretch of the Fodinicurvata sediminis DSM 21159 genome encodes the following:
- a CDS encoding peptidoglycan D,D-transpeptidase FtsI family protein — MTRKRNEPANFRPLSPCGLDVGQPKTWVVELEGARKAALETGRTRLIVSALVFAMAFVMIGLRLVDLTLLQSDASAQIATVAPANTEWRSGRADIVDRNGTVLATTLPTNAVYANPRQIRNPDEVAGRLASVLKGIDEERLKGGLASDRSFTWVGRCLSPRETDAVNDLGIPGVYLQHDECRYYPHDDLFSHVVGYSDIDGQGIAGMEKTFEERLRGGTAPLELSLDMRLQHIMAEELQAAMTEYSGIGASGLIMDVDTGEILAMVSLPTFDPDHPGAASDEARFNRATLGVYEVGSVFKIFSAAAALDAGAVRLDDGYDVSKPIRVAGYTINDFKPKDGWMSIPEIFLHSSNIGTVHMAMEAGTKAIQNYFGKFGLLKRGPVELPENGSPLVPAKWREINTMTISYGHGLAVTPVQVVRALSAMVNGGELLSPTLVKRKPGERPVGEQVISEQTSEQMRWLMRLVVAEGTGRNAEAPGYMVGGKTGTADKLKASGGYDRNNRIASFAGAFPMDDPQYAIFAMVDEPKPTENSYGYATAGWVVAPAIKKIVQRMGPVVGLEPRALPSEVGPDPLFVPVHLKGRSVASQ; from the coding sequence ATGACCCGCAAGCGCAATGAGCCTGCAAACTTTCGCCCGCTCTCTCCATGCGGCCTGGATGTCGGGCAGCCGAAAACCTGGGTTGTCGAACTGGAAGGCGCGCGCAAGGCAGCCCTGGAAACCGGCCGCACACGCCTGATCGTGTCGGCCCTGGTCTTTGCCATGGCCTTCGTCATGATAGGTTTGCGTCTGGTCGACCTGACCCTGCTGCAAAGCGACGCCTCTGCACAGATTGCCACGGTCGCGCCCGCGAATACCGAATGGCGCAGCGGACGGGCTGATATCGTGGATCGCAACGGAACCGTGCTGGCAACGACACTGCCGACCAATGCCGTCTATGCCAATCCGCGGCAGATCCGCAATCCTGACGAGGTGGCCGGGCGCCTGGCTTCTGTCCTGAAGGGTATTGATGAAGAGCGCCTGAAGGGCGGGCTGGCTTCCGATCGCAGTTTCACCTGGGTGGGGCGCTGCCTGAGCCCGCGGGAAACCGATGCCGTCAACGACCTGGGTATTCCCGGTGTCTATCTGCAGCACGATGAATGCCGCTATTACCCGCACGATGATCTGTTCAGTCACGTGGTTGGCTACAGCGATATCGATGGCCAGGGCATCGCCGGCATGGAAAAGACCTTTGAGGAGAGGCTTCGGGGTGGGACAGCGCCTCTGGAGCTCTCTCTCGACATGCGTCTCCAGCACATAATGGCCGAAGAGTTGCAGGCCGCGATGACGGAATACTCCGGTATCGGGGCAAGCGGCCTCATCATGGATGTGGACACGGGCGAGATCCTGGCGATGGTTTCCCTGCCCACCTTCGATCCGGATCATCCCGGTGCGGCCAGCGATGAAGCGCGCTTCAATCGGGCAACCCTGGGCGTTTACGAAGTGGGGTCCGTTTTCAAGATCTTTAGCGCTGCGGCAGCTCTGGACGCCGGAGCCGTCAGGCTGGATGACGGATACGACGTTTCCAAGCCGATCCGGGTTGCCGGCTATACCATCAACGACTTCAAGCCGAAGGACGGCTGGATGTCGATTCCCGAGATCTTCCTGCATTCCAGTAATATCGGCACCGTTCACATGGCCATGGAGGCCGGTACCAAGGCCATCCAGAACTACTTCGGGAAATTTGGCCTTCTCAAGCGGGGTCCCGTGGAACTTCCCGAGAATGGCAGCCCGCTTGTTCCGGCCAAGTGGCGTGAAATCAATACCATGACGATATCCTACGGCCATGGCCTGGCGGTAACCCCGGTCCAGGTCGTGCGGGCCTTGTCTGCCATGGTGAACGGCGGCGAGTTGCTGTCGCCCACGCTGGTGAAGCGCAAGCCCGGCGAACGTCCCGTTGGCGAGCAGGTGATCTCCGAACAGACCTCGGAACAGATGCGCTGGTTGATGCGCCTGGTGGTGGCCGAGGGCACCGGACGCAATGCCGAGGCGCCGGGCTATATGGTGGGTGGCAAGACAGGTACGGCTGACAAGCTGAAGGCGTCCGGCGGATACGATCGCAACAATCGAATCGCGTCCTTTGCCGGGGCCTTCCCCATGGACGATCCGCAGTACGCGATCTTCGCCATGGTCGATGAGCCTAAGCCAACCGAAAATAGCTATGGCTACGCCACCGCGGGCTGGGTCGTGGCGCCGGCCATCAAGAAAATCGTGCAGCGAATGGGGCCTGTGGTGGGCCTGGAGCCGCGCGCTCTGCCAAGCGAGGTGGGGCCGGATCCCCTCTTCGTGCCCGTTCACCTGAAAGGGCGCAGCGTTGCATCTCAATGA
- a CDS encoding UDP-N-acetylmuramoylalanyl-D-glutamyl-2,6-diaminopimelate--D-alanyl-D-alanine ligase has product MASLWTAEAVRDAVNGQGEGDWSASGVSIDTRSLEPGDLFVALSGPNFDAHDFVAEAFSRGAAAAIVSRPLPAEGPLVVVDDTLQALTALGAAGRARASAKIVAVTGSSGKTSTKEMLIAALSAQGKTHGSAASHNNHWGVPLSLARLPQDAAYGVFEVGMNHSGEIRPLSRLIRPQVAVITNIGMAHLEHLGSQDAIAAAKAEIFEGLGTDGTAVLPRDSEYWDFLTKAARKAGVETIRSFGTDEAADLRLLDWAASERGGEVHVALEGREMTYHLGLPGRHQAMNSLAVLSAAQALGAEIDLAARAFDQLQAMPGRGARQEVRMPEGGSFTLLDECYNANPLSMAAALGVLGATQPATGGRRIAVLGDMLELGSDSQRFHEELAENVTANSIDLVFLAGPMMSHLAHRLPEGKLACNAETSADLPGPLLQELRPGDVVLVKGSLGSRMRVIVEALTASEADEAKQANGG; this is encoded by the coding sequence ATGGCGAGCCTCTGGACTGCCGAAGCGGTGCGGGATGCGGTCAATGGTCAGGGCGAAGGTGATTGGAGTGCCAGCGGTGTATCGATCGATACACGCTCGCTTGAACCCGGCGACCTCTTCGTTGCCCTGAGCGGTCCGAACTTCGATGCGCATGACTTCGTGGCAGAAGCCTTTTCCAGAGGGGCTGCGGCAGCGATTGTCAGTCGCCCATTGCCTGCTGAAGGTCCTCTGGTCGTTGTCGATGACACGCTCCAGGCGCTGACAGCCCTGGGTGCAGCAGGACGTGCGCGCGCTTCGGCCAAAATTGTCGCTGTCACGGGGTCCTCGGGGAAGACCAGCACCAAGGAAATGCTGATCGCGGCCCTGTCCGCCCAAGGCAAGACTCACGGCAGCGCGGCCAGTCACAACAATCATTGGGGTGTTCCCCTGTCCCTCGCGCGCCTTCCGCAGGATGCAGCCTATGGCGTGTTTGAAGTGGGAATGAACCACAGTGGTGAGATCCGGCCGTTGTCCAGGCTGATACGCCCGCAGGTGGCGGTGATCACGAACATTGGCATGGCGCACCTGGAGCATCTCGGCTCGCAGGACGCCATCGCAGCGGCCAAGGCAGAGATTTTCGAGGGCCTTGGGACGGACGGCACTGCAGTTCTTCCCAGGGACAGCGAGTATTGGGATTTCTTGACGAAAGCAGCCAGGAAGGCGGGCGTGGAGACGATACGATCCTTCGGTACGGACGAAGCGGCGGACCTGCGTCTGCTGGACTGGGCGGCCAGCGAGCGTGGCGGCGAGGTTCATGTTGCCCTGGAAGGGCGCGAGATGACCTATCACCTGGGTCTGCCCGGACGGCATCAGGCCATGAACAGCCTGGCTGTCCTGAGTGCTGCCCAGGCGCTGGGGGCTGAAATAGATCTTGCCGCGCGCGCTTTCGACCAGCTCCAGGCCATGCCTGGGCGTGGCGCGAGGCAGGAAGTCCGGATGCCGGAAGGCGGCAGCTTCACGCTGCTGGACGAATGCTACAATGCCAACCCCCTGTCCATGGCCGCGGCTCTGGGAGTCCTGGGCGCCACGCAGCCGGCCACCGGTGGCCGCCGGATTGCCGTCCTGGGTGACATGCTGGAACTGGGAAGTGACAGCCAGCGCTTTCACGAAGAGCTGGCCGAGAACGTCACAGCCAATTCCATCGATCTGGTTTTCCTGGCGGGCCCCATGATGTCGCATCTGGCGCACCGGCTCCCCGAAGGCAAGCTGGCCTGCAATGCCGAGACCTCGGCAGATCTGCCTGGACCGCTTCTGCAAGAACTGCGTCCGGGGGACGTTGTCCTGGTCAAGGGCTCGCTGGGCAGCCGCATGCGCGTGATCGTCGAGGCCCTGACCGCGTCCGAGGCTGATGAAGCAAAACAGGCGAACGGGGGCTGA
- the ftsL gene encoding cell division protein FtsL, with protein sequence MNRLFFAFMMLAAVVAMAALFQVKHEVQQKEQRLKALNEQILRDQETIHILKAEWSYLNDPKRLARLAERHLDLQPMETAQVSQVAYLPPRPEDFGYSQSDKAGQKPYPRSRPSSPEDWSPEPLPRLPNKLLQQAAGQDGTAEQNEPDTASAQVRAASASEQTRNKPDPKPSVSGPVNPVTGRSLPTADAAAKPTFVSMEASQ encoded by the coding sequence ATGAATCGTCTCTTTTTCGCTTTCATGATGCTGGCCGCCGTGGTGGCGATGGCTGCCCTGTTCCAGGTCAAGCACGAGGTCCAGCAGAAGGAACAAAGGCTGAAAGCGTTGAACGAGCAGATTCTGCGCGATCAGGAGACCATACATATCCTGAAGGCCGAATGGAGCTATCTGAACGATCCCAAGCGCCTTGCGCGCCTGGCGGAACGGCACCTTGACCTCCAGCCCATGGAGACGGCCCAGGTCAGCCAGGTTGCTTACCTGCCGCCGCGTCCCGAGGACTTTGGGTATTCGCAATCGGACAAGGCCGGTCAAAAGCCCTATCCGCGAAGCCGGCCCAGCAGTCCGGAAGATTGGTCGCCGGAGCCCTTGCCGCGGCTTCCGAACAAGCTGCTGCAGCAGGCGGCCGGCCAGGACGGGACGGCAGAGCAGAATGAACCAGACACAGCCTCCGCGCAGGTGCGTGCTGCGTCTGCCTCGGAGCAGACGCGGAACAAGCCGGATCCGAAACCTTCCGTGTCCGGACCGGTCAATCCCGTAACCGGCCGTTCCCTGCCGACCGCAGATGCGGCCGCGAAGCCGACCTTCGTTTCGATGGAGGCTTCGCAATGA
- the rsmH gene encoding 16S rRNA (cytosine(1402)-N(4))-methyltransferase RsmH: MQTSAAYTTGGHMPVMLAEVMEVLQPRDGAIYLDGTFGRGGYARAILQAADCRVVGLDRDPAAIQEGERLCAEFPGRLQLIEGCFGDMDRLLPEAPVDGVALDLGVSSPQLDEAGRGFSFRADGPLDMRMGGDGPTAADVVNESSEAELSDIIWRLGEERRARAVARAIVAARKEAPVKTTFRLAQIVRSVVKPSADGIDPATRTFQALRLHVNDELGELERGLSAAERILAPGGRLAVVSFHSLEDRIVKRFLRAHSDAAPQGSRHAPAKPRPEPSFSLLSRNAIRPTRDETARNPRSRSARLRAAERTQAPALEVQS; this comes from the coding sequence ATGCAGACCAGTGCAGCATATACGACCGGCGGGCATATGCCGGTGATGCTTGCCGAGGTCATGGAGGTGCTCCAGCCGCGCGACGGTGCGATCTATCTCGATGGAACCTTCGGACGTGGCGGTTATGCTCGAGCTATCCTGCAGGCCGCCGATTGTCGCGTCGTGGGACTGGATCGTGATCCGGCGGCCATTCAGGAGGGCGAGCGGCTGTGCGCCGAGTTTCCCGGGCGCCTGCAGTTGATCGAGGGATGCTTCGGCGATATGGATCGACTGCTTCCCGAAGCGCCTGTGGATGGGGTCGCTCTGGACCTGGGTGTGTCATCCCCGCAGTTGGACGAAGCCGGACGCGGCTTCTCCTTCCGTGCCGACGGCCCGCTGGACATGCGCATGGGCGGCGATGGGCCCACTGCCGCCGATGTCGTCAACGAATCTTCCGAAGCAGAGCTGTCCGATATCATATGGCGCCTGGGCGAAGAGCGGCGTGCCAGGGCTGTTGCGCGCGCCATCGTGGCTGCGCGCAAGGAGGCGCCTGTCAAAACGACATTCCGTCTGGCTCAGATTGTGCGCTCGGTGGTCAAGCCTTCCGCAGATGGCATAGATCCGGCAACGCGGACGTTTCAGGCCCTTCGACTGCACGTGAACGACGAACTGGGCGAGCTGGAGCGCGGACTGAGCGCAGCCGAGCGCATTCTGGCCCCGGGTGGCCGCCTGGCGGTGGTGTCTTTCCATTCGCTGGAAGATCGCATCGTCAAACGTTTCCTGCGTGCACACAGCGATGCCGCGCCCCAGGGCTCGCGCCATGCGCCGGCAAAGCCCCGGCCTGAACCCAGCTTTTCGCTCCTTTCACGCAACGCAATCCGTCCGACGCGGGACGAGACGGCACGCAATCCCAGGTCGCGCTCGGCGCGCCTGCGTGCGGCAGAACGCACCCAGGCTCCGGCTCTGGAGGTGCAGTCATGA
- a CDS encoding division/cell wall cluster transcriptional repressor MraZ, which translates to MQAQTPFLGTFRNRVDRKGRVSVPAPFRQVLAGESFQGVVCFLSHKVEAIEGCGMGFMSELSESVADMDLFSDNHQDLASSLFADAHPLAWDSGGRIQLPPELMEVAGITEEAAFVGMGKTFRIWEPQAFSSYQGERRAQARQKGLSLPLRRAKEE; encoded by the coding sequence GTGCAAGCGCAAACACCGTTTCTCGGTACCTTCCGGAACAGGGTCGACCGCAAAGGGCGCGTGTCGGTTCCGGCCCCCTTTCGCCAGGTTCTGGCCGGCGAAAGCTTCCAGGGCGTTGTCTGTTTTCTGTCCCACAAGGTGGAGGCCATTGAAGGCTGCGGTATGGGGTTCATGAGCGAATTGAGTGAGAGCGTCGCCGACATGGACCTGTTCTCTGACAATCACCAGGACCTGGCATCCAGCCTGTTTGCCGATGCGCATCCGTTGGCCTGGGACAGCGGGGGGCGCATCCAGTTGCCGCCGGAGTTGATGGAGGTGGCCGGCATCACGGAAGAGGCTGCCTTTGTCGGCATGGGCAAGACCTTCCGCATCTGGGAGCCGCAAGCCTTCTCTTCCTATCAGGGCGAGCGTCGTGCCCAGGCCCGTCAGAAGGGCCTGTCCCTGCCTCTTCGCCGCGCGAAGGAGGAGTGA
- the mraY gene encoding phospho-N-acetylmuramoyl-pentapeptide-transferase, with protein MLYNLLAPLADEFTLFNLFRYLTFRTGGALLTALFIAFVLGPSVIRWLKARQRDGQPIREDGPEGHLLTKKGTPTMGGVLILLALSISTLLWADLSNLYIWVVLFVTVAFGLIGFADDYLKLTRRNHQGLPGRYKLLGQFAVAFVAAVAIMMIARPELETHLAIPFVKGVLLDLGLFFIILGMLVMVGASNAVNLTDGLDGLAIVPVMIAASCFAFIAYLVGNTVYADYLQIQYVQGTGELAVFCGALVGGGLGFLWYNAPPAMVFMGDTGSLSCGGALGGVAVITKHELVLAIIGGLFVLETVSVIVQVLSYKLTGHRVFRMAPLHHHFEKKGWAEPTIVIRFWIIAVILALIGLSSLKLR; from the coding sequence ATGCTTTACAATCTTCTGGCCCCGCTTGCCGATGAATTCACGCTCTTCAATCTTTTTCGTTACCTGACCTTTCGCACAGGCGGCGCACTGCTGACGGCCCTGTTCATCGCCTTTGTCCTTGGACCCAGCGTTATTCGCTGGTTGAAGGCACGCCAGCGCGACGGACAGCCGATCCGCGAGGATGGCCCCGAAGGTCACCTGCTGACCAAGAAGGGCACGCCGACCATGGGTGGTGTGCTGATCCTTCTGGCGCTCAGCATCTCGACCCTGCTCTGGGCCGATCTCAGCAACCTGTATATCTGGGTCGTCCTCTTCGTAACCGTGGCCTTCGGTCTGATCGGTTTTGCCGACGACTACCTGAAACTCACACGCCGCAATCACCAAGGCCTGCCGGGGCGTTACAAGCTGCTGGGTCAATTTGCCGTGGCTTTCGTGGCAGCCGTGGCGATCATGATGATCGCACGACCTGAACTCGAGACCCATCTGGCCATTCCTTTCGTGAAGGGCGTGCTGCTGGACCTGGGGCTGTTCTTCATCATACTCGGCATGCTGGTCATGGTCGGGGCCTCGAATGCCGTGAACCTGACAGATGGCCTGGATGGCCTGGCGATCGTGCCGGTGATGATCGCGGCCTCCTGCTTTGCTTTCATCGCCTACCTGGTCGGTAACACGGTTTATGCTGACTACCTGCAGATCCAGTACGTTCAGGGCACGGGCGAACTTGCGGTCTTCTGTGGCGCGCTGGTTGGCGGAGGCCTGGGCTTTCTCTGGTATAACGCACCGCCTGCCATGGTCTTCATGGGCGATACCGGGTCTCTGTCCTGTGGCGGCGCCCTGGGCGGTGTGGCCGTCATCACCAAGCACGAACTGGTCCTGGCCATCATTGGCGGCCTCTTCGTACTGGAGACGGTTTCGGTCATCGTGCAGGTGCTGTCCTACAAGCTGACGGGACACCGCGTCTTCCGCATGGCGCCGCTGCACCATCACTTCGAGAAGAAGGGCTGGGCCGAGCCCACCATCGTTATCCGTTTCTGGATCATCGCCGTTATCCTGGCGTTGATCGGCCTGTCATCGCTGAAGCTGAGGTGA
- a CDS encoding UDP-N-acetylmuramoyl-L-alanyl-D-glutamate--2,6-diaminopimelate ligase translates to MNPETVNREIRGLTADSRRVEPGWLFAAIPGGHHDGRAYISEALQKGAAAVLAPTDTDRSLLPSGMPLILDDNPRRRLALTAAAFYRHQPRFIAAVTGTNGKTSVVTFVRQMWENLGQKAASLGTLGLIPPRPQAPAALTTPDPVDLMRCLADLAENGFDHLALEASSHGLDQYRLDGVRISAAAFTNLSRDHLDYHASMEAYLDAKARLFAELLPEGGTAVLNADIPEFEALRSKTVARGLSSLNYGRGGRDLRLLEMSPGGDGLTLDLEVFGHRHRLALEVAGTFQAMNALAALGLVLAEGVDPQDAVGALRKIRAVPGRIEAVGETPAGGKVFVDYAHTSGALETVLRALRPHAAGGLHVVFGCGGDRDRGKRPLMGQVCAQLADEVIVTDDNPRTEDPAAIRAEILAAAPNAHEIGNRRQAIFEAVAALKAGDVLVIAGKGHESGQIVGDQVLPFDDRDVARAAIRHMVEGGR, encoded by the coding sequence ATGAATCCAGAGACGGTGAACAGGGAGATCAGGGGGCTGACGGCGGATAGCCGGCGTGTCGAGCCTGGCTGGTTGTTTGCCGCAATTCCGGGCGGCCATCACGATGGCCGTGCCTATATTTCGGAAGCCCTGCAGAAAGGGGCCGCAGCGGTTCTGGCACCCACCGACACGGATCGCAGCCTCCTGCCATCAGGGATGCCGTTGATCCTGGATGACAACCCCAGGCGTCGTCTGGCCTTGACGGCGGCCGCGTTCTATCGCCACCAGCCACGCTTCATTGCCGCCGTGACCGGGACAAACGGCAAGACATCCGTTGTCACCTTCGTGCGCCAGATGTGGGAGAACCTGGGACAGAAGGCTGCAAGCCTCGGGACACTGGGCCTGATTCCACCGCGCCCCCAGGCGCCTGCTGCACTGACCACGCCCGATCCCGTGGATCTGATGCGCTGCCTGGCGGATCTGGCCGAGAACGGTTTCGACCACCTGGCCCTGGAAGCTTCCAGCCATGGACTGGACCAGTATCGCCTGGATGGCGTGCGCATCTCGGCGGCCGCCTTCACGAACCTCAGTCGCGATCATCTGGACTACCACGCCTCGATGGAGGCCTATCTGGATGCCAAGGCGCGACTGTTCGCGGAACTCCTGCCCGAGGGCGGGACTGCCGTACTCAATGCCGATATTCCCGAATTCGAGGCTCTCCGCTCGAAAACCGTGGCAAGGGGACTGTCCTCCCTTAACTACGGGCGCGGTGGGCGCGATCTCAGGCTGTTGGAAATGTCGCCGGGGGGCGACGGCCTGACCCTTGACCTGGAAGTGTTTGGACACCGCCATCGCCTTGCCCTTGAAGTGGCGGGTACCTTCCAGGCCATGAACGCGCTCGCCGCGCTCGGCCTTGTTCTGGCCGAAGGCGTGGATCCTCAGGATGCCGTTGGAGCTTTGAGAAAGATCCGGGCTGTCCCGGGGCGGATCGAAGCCGTGGGTGAAACGCCGGCGGGGGGTAAGGTTTTTGTCGACTACGCCCACACCTCCGGGGCCTTGGAGACCGTCCTGCGGGCTCTGCGCCCGCATGCTGCAGGCGGGCTTCATGTCGTGTTCGGCTGCGGTGGTGACCGTGATCGCGGCAAGCGCCCCCTGATGGGGCAGGTCTGTGCCCAGTTGGCAGATGAGGTCATTGTCACGGACGACAATCCGCGTACGGAGGATCCTGCGGCCATTAGAGCCGAAATCCTGGCTGCTGCCCCAAATGCACATGAAATCGGCAATCGCCGTCAGGCAATCTTCGAAGCTGTTGCCGCCTTGAAGGCCGGCGATGTCCTGGTCATCGCCGGGAAGGGGCACGAGTCCGGACAGATTGTCGGTGATCAGGTTCTGCCCTTCGATGACCGGGACGTGGCCCGTGCTGCGATTCGTCATATGGTCGAGGGAGGTCGTTGA
- the murD gene encoding UDP-N-acetylmuramoyl-L-alanine--D-glutamate ligase translates to MIELPFMEGCTVAVLGLGKSGRTAARALMASGADVWAWDDNEDARNRAVEADIPLVDLMQADWNQPVSLILSPGIPYHHPAPHPVVAKAQAAGVEVVGDIELLGRIQPDAKYIGVTGTNGKSTTTALIGHVLNMARRLVYTGGNLGMPALEFDPVDREGFYVLEMSSYQLDLTLSITFDVAVLLNISPDHLDRHGGLEGYIAAKKQIFHRQTSNRTAVVGVDDPICRKIFDELMATGNQRVIPVSGKGPVAGGVYASDGFLVDDSEGKQVPILPLNELEHLPGEHNWQNAAAAYAACQAAGVDPAVIMACMRSFAGLPHRQELVAEIDAVRFINDSKATNAEAAGRALSCYERIYWIAGGRAKEGGLEGLETWYPRIVKAFLIGEAAEGFAKALEGKLSFEKSGTLETAVDHAAQAAAGDDGAGAVVLLSPACASFDQFDNFESRGDAFRALVKSLKDTKATAGQVSS, encoded by the coding sequence ATGATCGAACTCCCATTCATGGAAGGCTGCACGGTGGCGGTTCTGGGACTTGGCAAGTCCGGGCGGACGGCTGCGCGTGCCCTCATGGCCAGTGGGGCGGATGTCTGGGCGTGGGATGACAACGAAGACGCACGCAACCGGGCTGTCGAAGCGGATATACCCCTGGTGGACCTGATGCAGGCCGACTGGAACCAACCCGTCTCTCTGATACTCAGTCCCGGGATACCCTATCATCATCCAGCGCCGCATCCGGTGGTCGCAAAGGCCCAGGCCGCTGGTGTCGAGGTTGTCGGGGACATCGAACTGCTTGGGCGCATCCAGCCGGATGCCAAGTATATCGGCGTGACCGGGACCAACGGCAAGTCGACCACGACGGCCCTGATCGGGCATGTGCTGAACATGGCCCGGCGGCTGGTCTACACCGGCGGGAACCTGGGCATGCCGGCACTGGAATTCGATCCAGTCGATCGCGAAGGGTTCTACGTGCTGGAAATGTCCAGCTATCAGCTGGACCTGACGCTATCCATCACCTTCGACGTGGCTGTGCTGTTGAACATCAGCCCGGACCATCTGGACCGCCATGGTGGGCTGGAGGGCTATATTGCCGCGAAGAAACAGATCTTCCACCGCCAGACCAGCAACCGCACCGCGGTTGTCGGCGTGGATGACCCCATCTGCCGGAAGATCTTCGACGAACTCATGGCAACCGGGAACCAGCGCGTGATACCGGTTTCCGGCAAGGGGCCCGTTGCCGGTGGCGTCTATGCGAGCGACGGTTTCCTGGTCGACGACAGCGAAGGCAAGCAGGTCCCGATCCTGCCCTTGAATGAGTTGGAGCACCTGCCGGGGGAACACAACTGGCAGAATGCCGCCGCGGCCTACGCCGCTTGCCAGGCGGCGGGTGTGGACCCGGCCGTGATCATGGCCTGCATGCGCAGCTTTGCCGGTTTGCCGCACCGCCAGGAATTGGTGGCCGAGATTGATGCGGTGCGCTTCATCAACGATTCAAAGGCCACCAATGCGGAAGCGGCCGGCCGGGCTCTGTCATGCTATGAACGGATCTACTGGATTGCCGGAGGGCGCGCCAAGGAAGGCGGACTTGAAGGTCTGGAAACCTGGTATCCGCGTATCGTCAAGGCCTTCCTGATTGGCGAGGCGGCTGAGGGTTTCGCCAAGGCGCTTGAAGGGAAGCTGTCCTTCGAGAAAAGCGGCACCCTGGAAACGGCGGTCGATCATGCAGCCCAGGCCGCGGCCGGAGACGATGGGGCGGGGGCGGTCGTCCTGTTGTCTCCCGCCTGCGCCTCCTTCGATCAGTTCGACAATTTCGAATCGCGCGGAGACGCCTTCCGCGCGTTGGTCAAGTCCCTGAAGGACACCAAGGCGACGGCCGGGCAGGTGTCATCATGA
- a CDS encoding N-acetylmuramoyl-L-alanine amidase: protein MVLIHEHPSPNHDERRKTGAPDMLVMHYTGMESGAAAMARLCDPAARVSAHYLVEEDGRVLRLVPEHRRAWHAGLSHWAGEDNLNDASLGIEIVNPGHEFGYRPFPAVQMQAVIELSVVLRNRHGIPRQRVVGHSDIAPLRKEDPGELFDWPGLARYGVGLWSDEGPIQDSPNEETARQALATIGYGYLDEDFERVLLAFQRRFLPDHLTGHLDPRTSGRLSAIAALYEKAAGRAEGD, encoded by the coding sequence ATGGTCCTGATCCACGAACATCCTTCCCCCAATCATGACGAGCGCCGGAAGACCGGGGCGCCGGACATGCTGGTCATGCACTACACGGGCATGGAAAGCGGCGCGGCGGCCATGGCGCGCCTGTGTGATCCGGCGGCTCGGGTCAGCGCGCATTATCTGGTCGAGGAGGACGGGCGGGTCCTGCGCCTGGTGCCAGAGCATCGCCGTGCCTGGCATGCAGGCCTTTCGCATTGGGCCGGGGAAGACAACCTGAACGATGCAAGTCTCGGCATCGAGATCGTCAATCCGGGTCATGAATTCGGCTATCGTCCCTTTCCGGCCGTTCAGATGCAGGCGGTGATCGAGCTGTCCGTGGTTCTGCGCAATCGCCATGGGATTCCCCGCCAGCGTGTGGTGGGGCATTCGGATATTGCGCCCCTGCGCAAGGAGGATCCGGGCGAGCTTTTCGACTGGCCGGGGCTGGCCCGCTACGGGGTGGGGCTGTGGAGCGATGAAGGGCCCATCCAGGACAGTCCGAATGAAGAGACGGCTCGTCAGGCGCTGGCAACGATCGGGTATGGCTATCTGGACGAGGATTTCGAGCGGGTACTGCTGGCTTTTCAGAGGCGGTTCCTGCCGGATCATCTGACGGGCCACCTGGATCCCCGTACGTCCGGGCGGCTCTCTGCCATTGCGGCGCTTTACGAGAAGGCAGCCGGTCGGGCAGAGGGTGATTGA